The following coding sequences lie in one Pristis pectinata isolate sPriPec2 chromosome 20, sPriPec2.1.pri, whole genome shotgun sequence genomic window:
- the LOC127581005 gene encoding olfactory receptor class A-like protein 1 — protein sequence MEGRSVVKGTLYLLLTVIGIPGNLAIVASFIHIAYCEHKLLPADTIVYNLATVNLLVVLVRCIPETTAAFGLKQLFDDNGCKIVIFMYRSSRSLSIWLTFLLSGFQCISLTPVTSTWTKVKRQAAKCLSVALVFLWLLNMSLSTPAVLFSISSANNSTGKQFAVNLEYCFVKFPSRAVKLANGAVQTSRDVIPIVLMVLASGYILLILYRHKQQVKGIRNSNKDNGSTIETRAAKAVVTLVTLYVLFFGVDSILWVYTLTVAKTMQTSLISDLRVFFSSLYASISPIVIIISNRKVHNKLKCAKANPDANLVETVPRV from the coding sequence ATGGAAGGAAGGAGTGTTGTGAAGGGTACTTTGTACTTGCTGTTGACAGTGATTGGAATCCCAGGTAATCTGGCAATTGTTGCATCGTTCATCCACATCGCCTACTGTGAGCACAAGCTTTTGCCGGCAGACACAATTGTGTACAATCTAGCTACTGTCAACTTACTAGTGGTTTTGGTAAGGTGCATTCCAGAAACTACAGCAGCATTTGGACTAAAGCAACTCTTTGATGACAATGGTTGCAAAATTGTAATCTTCATGTACAGAAGCAGCAGGTCCTTGTCAATTTGGCTGACTTTTCTACTGAGTGGCTTTCAATGTATTAGCTTGacaccagtcacttcaacttggACTAAGGTCAAAAGGCAAGCAGCAAAATGCCTTTCTGTAGCTCTTGTCTTTCTGTGGTTGCTGAATATGTCCTTAAGTACTCCAGCAGtattattttccatttcctcaGCAAACAATTCAACTGGCAAACAATTTGCTGTGAACCTTGAGTATTGTTTTGTGAAATTTCCCTCACGGGCAGTGAAACTTGCAAATGGTGCAGTTCAAACCTCCAGAGATGTCATTCCCATTGTCCTTATGGTACTTGCCAGTGGTTATATTCTATTGATTCTGTATAGACATAAGCAGCAGGTAAAAGGCATTCGGAACTCAAATAAAGACAATGGATCCACTATTGAGACACGTGCAGCCAAAGCTGTGGTCACTTTGGTTACACTTTATGTTCTTTTTTTTGGGGTTGATAGCATTCTTTGGGTTTACACTCTGACTGTTGCTAAAACCATGCAGACCTCTCTCATTTCAGACCTTCgagtctttttttcctctctctatgcttccatcagtcccattgtaATTATTATTTCCAACCGAAAAGTCCACAACAAATTAAAATGTGCAAAGGCAAACCCAGATGCAAATTTGGTAGAAACTGTTCCCCGAGTTTAA